The following coding sequences lie in one Eschrichtius robustus isolate mEscRob2 chromosome 10, mEscRob2.pri, whole genome shotgun sequence genomic window:
- the BIN3 gene encoding bridging integrator 3 isoform X1 — MSWIPFKIGQPKKQIVPKTVERDFEREYGKLQQLEEQTKRLQKDMKKSTDADLAMSKSAVKISLDLLSNPLCEQDQDFLNMVTALDTAMKRMDAFNQEKVNQIQKTVIEPLKKFGSVFPSLNMAVKRREQALQDYRRLQAKVEKYEEKEKTGPVLAKLHQAREELRPVRDDFEAKNKQLLDEMPRFYSSRLDYFQPSFESLIRAQVVYYSEMHKIFGDLTQQLAQPGRPDEQRERENEARLSELRALSIVADD; from the exons GTGGAAAGAGACTTTGAAAGGGAGTATGGAAAACTCCAGCA GCTGGAGGAGCAGACCAAGCGGCTGCAGAAGGACATGAAGAAGAGCACGGACGCTGACCTGG CCATGTCCAAATCCGCTGTGAAGATATCCTTGGACTTGCTCTCCAATCCCCTCTGCGAGCAAGACCAGGACTTTCTGAACATGGTGACAGCCCTGGACACGGCCATGAAGCGGATGGATGCCTTCAACCAGGAAAAG GTGAACCAGATACAAAAGACTGTGATTGAACCCTTAAAAAA GTTTGGCAGTGTCTTCCCGAGCCTCAACATGGCGGTGAAACGGCGGGAGCAGGCCTTGCAGGACTACAGGAGGTTGCAGGCCAAGGTGGAGAAGTAcgaggagaaggagaagacaggGCCGGTGCTGGCCAAACTCCACCAG GCCCGAGAAGAGCTTCGGCCCGTGCGGGATGACTTTGAGGCCAAGAACAAGCAGCTCCTGGATGAGATGCCACGGTTCTACAGCAGCCGACTGGACTACTTCCAGCCCAGCTTTGAGTCCCTGATCCGCGCACAG GTCGTGTACTACTCGGAAATGCACAAGATCTTCGGAGACCTGACCCAGCAGCTTGCCCAGCCCGGCCGTCCTGACGAGCAGCGGGAGCGGGAGAACGAGGCGAGACTGAGCGAGCTCCGGGCCCTCTCCATCGTGGCCGATGACTGA
- the BIN3 gene encoding bridging integrator 3 isoform X2: MSKSAVKISLDLLSNPLCEQDQDFLNMVTALDTAMKRMDAFNQEKVNQIQKTVIEPLKKFGSVFPSLNMAVKRREQALQDYRRLQAKVEKYEEKEKTGPVLAKLHQAREELRPVRDDFEAKNKQLLDEMPRFYSSRLDYFQPSFESLIRAQVVYYSEMHKIFGDLTQQLAQPGRPDEQRERENEARLSELRALSIVADD; encoded by the exons ATGTCCAAATCCGCTGTGAAGATATCCTTGGACTTGCTCTCCAATCCCCTCTGCGAGCAAGACCAGGACTTTCTGAACATGGTGACAGCCCTGGACACGGCCATGAAGCGGATGGATGCCTTCAACCAGGAAAAG GTGAACCAGATACAAAAGACTGTGATTGAACCCTTAAAAAA GTTTGGCAGTGTCTTCCCGAGCCTCAACATGGCGGTGAAACGGCGGGAGCAGGCCTTGCAGGACTACAGGAGGTTGCAGGCCAAGGTGGAGAAGTAcgaggagaaggagaagacaggGCCGGTGCTGGCCAAACTCCACCAG GCCCGAGAAGAGCTTCGGCCCGTGCGGGATGACTTTGAGGCCAAGAACAAGCAGCTCCTGGATGAGATGCCACGGTTCTACAGCAGCCGACTGGACTACTTCCAGCCCAGCTTTGAGTCCCTGATCCGCGCACAG GTCGTGTACTACTCGGAAATGCACAAGATCTTCGGAGACCTGACCCAGCAGCTTGCCCAGCCCGGCCGTCCTGACGAGCAGCGGGAGCGGGAGAACGAGGCGAGACTGAGCGAGCTCCGGGCCCTCTCCATCGTGGCCGATGACTGA
- the BIN3 gene encoding bridging integrator 3 isoform X3, whose translation MKKSTDADLAMSKSAVKISLDLLSNPLCEQDQDFLNMVTALDTAMKRMDAFNQEKVNQIQKTVIEPLKKFGSVFPSLNMAVKRREQALQDYRRLQAKVEKYEEKEKTGPVLAKLHQAREELRPVRDDFEAKNKQLLDEMPRFYSSRLDYFQPSFESLIRAQVVYYSEMHKIFGDLTQQLAQPGRPDEQRERENEARLSELRALSIVADD comes from the exons ATGAAGAAGAGCACGGACGCTGACCTGG CCATGTCCAAATCCGCTGTGAAGATATCCTTGGACTTGCTCTCCAATCCCCTCTGCGAGCAAGACCAGGACTTTCTGAACATGGTGACAGCCCTGGACACGGCCATGAAGCGGATGGATGCCTTCAACCAGGAAAAG GTGAACCAGATACAAAAGACTGTGATTGAACCCTTAAAAAA GTTTGGCAGTGTCTTCCCGAGCCTCAACATGGCGGTGAAACGGCGGGAGCAGGCCTTGCAGGACTACAGGAGGTTGCAGGCCAAGGTGGAGAAGTAcgaggagaaggagaagacaggGCCGGTGCTGGCCAAACTCCACCAG GCCCGAGAAGAGCTTCGGCCCGTGCGGGATGACTTTGAGGCCAAGAACAAGCAGCTCCTGGATGAGATGCCACGGTTCTACAGCAGCCGACTGGACTACTTCCAGCCCAGCTTTGAGTCCCTGATCCGCGCACAG GTCGTGTACTACTCGGAAATGCACAAGATCTTCGGAGACCTGACCCAGCAGCTTGCCCAGCCCGGCCGTCCTGACGAGCAGCGGGAGCGGGAGAACGAGGCGAGACTGAGCGAGCTCCGGGCCCTCTCCATCGTGGCCGATGACTGA